One Acinetobacter colistiniresistens DNA segment encodes these proteins:
- a CDS encoding HAD-IA family hydrolase produces MTIKNILIDLDGTLTDPKTGIHGSIRFALEKLGQPVADDVDLDWTIGPPLKASLAKLLNTQDDALAEQALLAYRERFSVIGLFENEVYPSVVETLQQLQAQGYALFLATAKPIIYAKQILAHFQLDQYFTEMYGSELTGERTNKADLIAYILEQQQLDAQHCIMVGDRQYDIMGARANGIETIAVNYGYGRAEELAQAQPVSQISQFSQLLIAIAELNAERKVS; encoded by the coding sequence ATGACGATCAAAAATATTCTCATCGATTTAGATGGAACCTTAACCGATCCTAAAACTGGGATTCATGGTTCAATTCGTTTTGCATTAGAAAAATTAGGCCAGCCTGTCGCTGATGATGTGGATCTGGACTGGACTATTGGGCCGCCACTCAAAGCATCTTTGGCAAAATTACTGAATACCCAAGATGATGCGTTGGCTGAACAGGCTCTGTTGGCTTACCGTGAACGTTTTTCGGTCATTGGCTTATTTGAAAATGAGGTTTATCCAAGCGTCGTCGAGACTTTGCAACAATTACAAGCACAAGGTTATGCTTTGTTCTTAGCGACAGCCAAGCCCATCATTTATGCCAAGCAGATTCTGGCTCATTTTCAGTTGGATCAATATTTTACCGAAATGTATGGCAGTGAACTGACTGGTGAGCGAACCAATAAGGCTGACTTAATTGCCTATATTCTTGAGCAACAACAACTGGATGCTCAGCATTGCATTATGGTGGGGGATCGCCAATATGACATTATGGGCGCACGTGCCAATGGCATTGAAACCATTGCAGTGAATTATGGCTATGGTCGAGCAGAGGAGTTGGCTCAGGCACAACCCGTGAGCCAAATTTCACAATTTAGTCAACTGCTTATAGCGATTGCTGAACTGAATGCAGAGCGGAAAGTATCATAA
- a CDS encoding hydroxymethylpyrimidine/phosphomethylpyrimidine kinase: MRPTVLCFSGLDPSGGAGLQADIEAIGQSGAHAAIACTALTIQNSQQVFGFEATSKELLLAQANAVVGDLPIKCVKSGMLGTTDNIAALAEFLREHPDYLYVLDPVLVANSGGSLGDQATLVKAFVELIPLATVITPNTVELRALTGLDDIEQATHKLFEMGAKAVLVKGGHEDTPDHIRNVLYADGKMLAESRCPRLEGQYHGSGCSLASFIAGRLALGDSLKIAVQHAETWLFGVLKQAETPVPNGQKLPKRF; this comes from the coding sequence GTGCGCCCAACCGTACTTTGTTTTTCAGGTTTAGATCCCTCTGGTGGAGCTGGCCTACAGGCCGATATTGAAGCAATTGGACAAAGTGGCGCACATGCAGCCATTGCCTGTACTGCTTTAACCATTCAAAACTCACAACAAGTGTTCGGTTTTGAAGCCACTTCCAAAGAATTACTCTTGGCGCAAGCCAATGCTGTAGTCGGTGACCTGCCGATTAAATGCGTGAAGTCAGGTATGCTCGGCACAACTGATAATATTGCGGCACTGGCTGAATTTTTACGTGAGCATCCCGATTATCTCTATGTGCTCGATCCAGTACTGGTCGCAAATAGTGGGGGTTCACTCGGCGATCAGGCGACCTTAGTCAAAGCCTTTGTAGAATTGATTCCTTTGGCGACGGTGATCACCCCCAATACGGTTGAGCTAAGAGCCTTAACTGGTCTGGATGATATTGAACAAGCGACCCATAAACTGTTTGAAATGGGTGCAAAAGCAGTATTGGTTAAAGGCGGCCATGAAGACACCCCTGATCATATCCGTAATGTGCTTTATGCCGATGGCAAAATGCTGGCTGAGAGCCGCTGTCCTCGCTTAGAAGGTCAATACCACGGTTCAGGTTGTTCATTGGCAAGTTTCATTGCTGGACGTTTGGCCCTAGGTGATTCTTTAAAAATTGCGGTTCAGCATGCTGAAACCTGGTTATTTGGTGTATTAAAACAGGCAGAAACACCCGTACCCAATGGGCAAAAGCTTCCAAAACGCTTTTAA
- the lysM gene encoding peptidoglycan-binding protein LysM, producing MGLFDFVKGIGKKNTAPAEPQAAPATPAEPSAQEIANKLLGLIKSLGLGVEGLAVTYNGTTDTATIKGQVKSQADKEKIVLAVGNTDHVAQVDDQMTVESPEPESKFYTVKSGDNLSKISKEYYGDPNQYNKIFEANRPLLKNADDIFPGQVLRIPQ from the coding sequence ATGGGTCTTTTTGATTTTGTTAAAGGTATTGGTAAGAAAAATACAGCGCCTGCAGAGCCTCAAGCTGCGCCAGCAACACCAGCTGAACCTTCAGCTCAAGAGATTGCAAATAAATTATTAGGTTTGATTAAAAGTTTAGGTCTTGGGGTTGAAGGCTTGGCTGTGACATATAACGGCACAACGGATACTGCAACAATTAAAGGGCAAGTTAAAAGTCAGGCAGATAAAGAAAAGATCGTACTTGCTGTAGGAAATACCGATCATGTCGCACAAGTGGATGATCAGATGACGGTAGAAAGTCCTGAGCCAGAAAGTAAATTCTACACGGTAAAATCAGGCGACAACTTGTCGAAGATTTCAAAAGAGTATTATGGTGATCCAAACCAATACAATAAAATCTTTGAAGCTAATCGTCCATTACTTAAAAATGCAGATGATATTTTCCCAGGACAAGTTTTACGTATTCCACAATAA
- the acpP gene encoding acyl carrier protein, which produces MSDIEQRIKQAVAEQLGMRAEEIKNEASFMDDLGADSLDLVELVMSFENDFDITIPDEDSNEITTVQSAIDYVTKKLG; this is translated from the coding sequence GTGAGCGATATCGAACAACGCATCAAACAAGCTGTAGCTGAACAATTAGGTATGCGTGCTGAAGAGATTAAGAACGAAGCATCTTTCATGGATGACTTAGGTGCTGACTCTTTAGATTTGGTTGAACTTGTAATGTCTTTCGAAAATGATTTTGACATCACGATTCCGGATGAAGATTCAAACGAAATCACAACTGTTCAATCTGCAATCGATTACGTAACTAAGAAACTTGGTTAA
- the fabG gene encoding 3-oxoacyl-ACP reductase FabG produces the protein MTQQRKVALVTGASRGIGAAIAQQLIQDGFFVVGTATSEAGAQKLTESFAEHGTGAVLDVRDGAAIDALVSDIEQKYGSVLVLVNNAGITKDNLLLRMSEDDWDDILNIHLKAVYRLSKRVLKGMTKARFGRIINISSVVAHFANPGQANYSAAKAGIEAFSRSLAKEMGSRQITVNSVAPGFIATEMTDQLSEEIRKKMTDQVALNRLGEPQDIADAVSFLASDKASYITGTVLHVNGGLYMA, from the coding sequence ATGACACAACAACGAAAAGTTGCGTTAGTGACAGGAGCAAGCCGCGGTATTGGCGCAGCGATTGCACAGCAACTCATTCAAGACGGTTTTTTTGTAGTTGGTACCGCGACTTCTGAAGCAGGCGCGCAAAAATTGACAGAAAGCTTTGCTGAGCATGGAACAGGCGCTGTACTGGATGTTCGCGATGGCGCAGCCATTGATGCACTGGTATCAGACATTGAGCAAAAATATGGTTCAGTGTTGGTATTGGTCAACAATGCAGGCATTACCAAAGATAATTTGTTGCTTCGTATGTCTGAAGATGATTGGGATGACATTCTCAATATCCATCTGAAAGCCGTTTACCGCTTGTCTAAGCGTGTATTGAAAGGCATGACCAAAGCGCGTTTTGGTCGCATTATTAATATCAGTTCGGTGGTTGCACATTTTGCCAATCCTGGACAAGCAAACTACTCGGCAGCAAAAGCAGGAATTGAAGCATTCAGTCGTAGCTTAGCCAAAGAGATGGGGAGCCGTCAGATTACAGTGAACAGTGTTGCACCTGGTTTCATTGCCACTGAAATGACTGATCAGTTAAGCGAAGAGATTCGTAAAAAAATGACTGATCAAGTCGCTTTAAATCGTTTAGGTGAACCTCAAGATATTGCGGATGCAGTGAGTTTCCTTGCCAGCGATAAGGCTAGTTACATTACTGGTACAGTTTTACATGTAAATGGTGGTCTATACATGGCCTAA
- the fabD gene encoding ACP S-malonyltransferase gives MSTKRLEQAAQATKTAFVFPGQGSQKAGMLAELAEQFSVVQDTFAEASAALGFDLWQIAQSGEGLDQTENTQPVLLTASIALWRVWLELGGIVPKYLAGHSLGEYSALVAAEAMTLADAVKLVHLRGKLMQGAVPQGTGAMAAILGLADEKVIELCQNANASAAGQGSVEAANYNAQGQVVIAGSTALVQQVMAEAKEQSGKAIALPVSVPSHCTLMKPAAEKFAEALEQTAIELPCLPVIQNVNAEIATDVAQLRQALTAQLYQSVQWTRTMQYLQDQGIQYVVECGPGTVLSNLAKRLPNIEKAFAIDSKARMEDALNAVLVAEGKIA, from the coding sequence ATGTCGACTAAACGACTTGAGCAGGCAGCTCAAGCAACAAAAACAGCATTTGTTTTTCCGGGTCAGGGCTCACAAAAAGCAGGTATGCTGGCTGAACTTGCAGAGCAATTTAGTGTCGTTCAAGATACATTTGCAGAAGCATCAGCAGCACTCGGTTTTGATCTGTGGCAGATTGCCCAGAGTGGTGAAGGCTTAGACCAAACTGAAAATACTCAACCTGTGTTATTGACAGCAAGCATTGCCTTGTGGCGTGTGTGGTTAGAACTGGGTGGAATTGTGCCAAAGTACCTTGCCGGGCACTCTTTAGGGGAATACAGTGCGTTGGTTGCGGCAGAAGCAATGACTTTAGCTGATGCGGTTAAACTGGTTCATTTGCGTGGCAAATTGATGCAGGGTGCTGTTCCTCAGGGTACAGGTGCCATGGCTGCGATTCTTGGCTTGGCGGATGAAAAAGTGATTGAGCTTTGTCAGAATGCCAATGCCTCTGCTGCGGGACAAGGCTCGGTTGAAGCGGCAAATTATAATGCACAAGGGCAGGTTGTGATTGCAGGTAGCACGGCTTTGGTTCAGCAAGTCATGGCAGAAGCAAAAGAACAATCAGGTAAGGCCATCGCATTGCCTGTTTCGGTGCCTTCACATTGTACCTTGATGAAGCCAGCCGCAGAAAAGTTTGCGGAAGCTTTGGAACAAACTGCCATTGAGCTACCATGCCTTCCTGTAATACAAAATGTCAACGCGGAAATCGCGACAGATGTTGCCCAGTTACGTCAGGCATTAACGGCTCAGTTGTATCAGTCAGTTCAATGGACACGGACCATGCAATATCTGCAAGATCAGGGTATTCAGTATGTGGTTGAATGTGGACCAGGTACCGTGCTCAGTAATCTTGCCAAGCGATTACCGAACATAGAAAAAGCATTTGCCATTGATAGCAAAGCACGTATGGAAGATGCCCTAAACGCAGTGTTAGTGGCAGAAGGAAAAATTGCATGA
- the rpmF gene encoding 50S ribosomal protein L32 — MAVQQNRKSRSRRDMRRSHDALTENALSVDQTTGETHRRHHVTKDGIYRGRQLFAKAADAE, encoded by the coding sequence ATGGCCGTTCAGCAAAACCGTAAAAGTCGCTCTCGCCGTGACATGCGCCGTTCACATGACGCTTTAACCGAGAATGCATTATCTGTAGACCAAACTACTGGTGAAACTCATCGTCGTCACCACGTGACTAAAGACGGTATTTACCGTGGTCGTCAATTATTCGCTAAAGCAGCTGATGCTGAATAA
- a CDS encoding YceD family protein, whose amino-acid sequence MSANTFPAQIEPFKWAEQGFTWSGTLPLSRFARIAREAVGSINDRLINVDCKLSMDAYHRIVWLDGHIETKVPMECQRCLDTVETELVSSFHLALIDDESLIERLDEDADFIVLGESESSKKGDFDTPASIDLLALLEDELLLLMPLSPKHDVCEHKHRPAIQDVVEEKRDNPFDVLASLKGKLNS is encoded by the coding sequence ATGTCAGCAAATACCTTTCCGGCACAGATTGAGCCGTTTAAATGGGCTGAACAGGGCTTTACATGGTCAGGCACACTGCCATTGTCTCGCTTTGCTCGTATCGCTCGTGAAGCTGTTGGATCAATTAATGATCGATTGATCAACGTAGACTGTAAGCTATCAATGGATGCATATCATCGTATTGTATGGCTGGATGGACATATTGAAACGAAAGTTCCAATGGAATGCCAACGTTGTTTGGATACCGTTGAAACTGAACTTGTTTCAAGCTTTCATTTGGCTTTGATCGATGATGAGTCACTGATAGAGCGCTTGGATGAGGATGCTGATTTCATCGTTTTAGGTGAAAGTGAGTCTTCGAAAAAAGGTGATTTTGATACACCTGCTTCGATTGATTTGCTCGCACTACTAGAAGATGAACTGTTATTGTTGATGCCTTTATCTCCCAAGCATGATGTTTGTGAGCATAAACATCGACCTGCCATTCAGGATGTTGTCGAAGAGAAGCGGGATAACCCGTTTGATGTTTTGGCAAGTTTGAAGGGTAAACTTAACTCATAA
- a CDS encoding elongation factor P hydroxylase produces the protein MHLLQPQLEVTTSLLVSTHSTSAPALTPDQVQRSSWQKLTSEPEQVDWLILHFNHWFSHHNVTLVKGDFEPEYFPSENGQPARIQFAHGFFNSALHEISHWSISGAQRRLLPDLGYWYAPDGRTAEQQALFEQVEIKPQAIEWLFATAFGRKFRVSLDNLTGDSGNGQQFKDHVFAQVQRYFSGEAKLPRDAAHFIHYICHCTRNSTPLQRDEFKREDLD, from the coding sequence ATGCACCTGTTGCAGCCGCAACTTGAAGTAACAACTTCATTACTCGTAAGCACCCATTCAACCTCTGCTCCTGCATTAACGCCAGATCAAGTGCAACGCTCATCTTGGCAAAAGTTAACATCAGAACCAGAACAGGTTGATTGGCTTATTTTACACTTTAATCACTGGTTTTCCCACCATAATGTGACACTAGTTAAAGGTGATTTTGAACCAGAATATTTCCCATCAGAAAATGGACAGCCCGCAAGAATCCAATTTGCCCACGGTTTCTTTAATAGTGCGCTGCATGAAATTAGCCATTGGAGCATTTCTGGCGCGCAACGTCGCCTACTGCCTGATCTTGGGTATTGGTATGCACCAGATGGCAGGACGGCTGAACAACAAGCCTTATTTGAACAAGTCGAAATCAAACCCCAAGCGATTGAATGGCTATTCGCAACTGCCTTTGGTCGGAAATTTCGTGTCTCTTTGGATAATTTAACCGGCGACAGCGGCAATGGCCAACAATTTAAAGATCATGTCTTTGCACAAGTACAGCGTTATTTTTCTGGCGAAGCTAAATTGCCACGCGACGCAGCGCATTTCATTCATTACATCTGCCATTGCACACGGAATAGCACACCATTACAACGAGATGAATTTAAACGCGAAGACCTTGATTAA
- a CDS encoding L-threonylcarbamoyladenylate synthase yields the protein MLHLHIHPENPQARLITQAVERIRAGDVVVYPTDAAYAIGCQIGNKNAMERIAQIRGLGPKHQYAIMCCDLSDIATYAKVDNAMYRLLKNNTPAVTTFILPATSEVPKRLMHPKKKTIGLRIPSNPVAQALLQELGEPLLTSTLILPEQKDPLDDPYDIENQLGKRIDVFIDSGFGTLSTTSIVDLSGENPEIVRRGVGDVSAFE from the coding sequence ATGTTGCATTTACATATTCATCCTGAGAATCCACAGGCTCGCTTAATTACCCAAGCGGTAGAACGTATTCGTGCAGGTGATGTGGTGGTGTATCCTACCGATGCCGCCTATGCAATTGGTTGCCAAATCGGCAATAAAAACGCAATGGAACGAATTGCGCAAATCCGTGGCTTAGGCCCGAAACATCAATATGCGATTATGTGTTGTGATTTATCTGACATTGCGACCTATGCCAAAGTCGATAATGCCATGTATCGCTTATTGAAAAACAACACCCCCGCAGTCACAACGTTTATTTTGCCCGCGACTAGCGAGGTGCCAAAACGATTAATGCATCCAAAGAAAAAAACCATTGGTCTGCGTATTCCAAGTAATCCTGTTGCACAGGCCTTATTACAAGAACTGGGTGAACCGCTGCTAACCAGCACCCTGATTTTGCCTGAGCAAAAAGATCCGCTGGATGATCCTTATGATATTGAAAACCAGTTAGGCAAACGTATAGATGTATTTATCGACAGCGGCTTCGGTACCTTATCCACCACCAGTATTGTGGATTTATCTGGAGAAAATCCTGAAATCGTACGTCGTGGTGTCGGTGATGTCAGTGCTTTTGAATAA
- a CDS encoding GNAT family N-acetyltransferase, with protein sequence MKQYLKTQQNSFGQTVGFALDHPPSQPISSDLVSRSLRLIHIVGEISDQAASQIWQVVATEPNAACWTYLPYAAPQSQFLLKQDLQNRFGFNGSTHFLIEVDGEIQGWIALLNPRLELGVIEIGNVYFSHRMKKSKASTETIFLLLQQCFAHGFRRVEWKCDDCNAPSKAAALRFGFQYEGLFRQDRITKGHNRNTAWFSILDEEWPDLEKTYQQWLSPDNFDAQGFQKQRLSDFFIN encoded by the coding sequence ATGAAACAATATTTAAAAACACAACAAAACTCATTTGGACAAACCGTTGGCTTTGCCTTAGACCATCCACCTAGTCAGCCAATCAGCAGCGATCTTGTCAGTCGCTCCCTAAGACTGATTCATATCGTCGGTGAAATCTCTGATCAGGCAGCTAGTCAGATTTGGCAAGTGGTTGCCACAGAGCCCAATGCAGCATGCTGGACTTATTTACCTTATGCTGCACCGCAAAGCCAGTTTTTGTTAAAACAGGATTTGCAAAATCGATTTGGTTTTAATGGCTCTACACATTTCTTAATAGAAGTCGATGGGGAAATTCAAGGCTGGATTGCATTGTTGAATCCAAGACTGGAGCTGGGGGTAATTGAGATCGGTAATGTTTATTTTTCTCATCGAATGAAAAAATCTAAAGCTTCAACTGAAACGATATTTTTACTGTTACAACAATGTTTTGCCCATGGGTTTAGGCGTGTAGAGTGGAAGTGTGATGATTGTAATGCACCTTCTAAAGCTGCTGCTTTACGGTTTGGTTTTCAGTACGAAGGTTTATTCCGTCAAGATCGGATTACCAAAGGGCATAACCGTAATACGGCATGGTTTTCAATCCTCGATGAGGAGTGGCCTGATTTAGAAAAAACCTATCAGCAATGGCTTAGTCCTGATAATTTTGATGCACAAGGTTTTCAGAAACAGCGGCTATCTGATTTCTTTATAAATTAA
- a CDS encoding segregation and condensation protein A: MNQILPQTLESTPSIRVLDEWQEVIPEDLYIPPAAFEILLEQFEGPLDFLIYLIQKNGFDLLQVDISPIATQYLSYMDSMKSLNIELTADYMVMAALLADLKSRLLLPKPVAVDQFEKDPKQELIDRLETYLRIKQAAERLGQMPIFERDTFSTNVSIGHIAPIYEGYDVAALHDALFCVFNRPEPITHVVAQEPVLLEERIAFIESQLASGEALSFIELLNPMQGRMGMVVTFMAVLELTRQQKIQIIHTGIEAPLTIQGVTA; the protein is encoded by the coding sequence ATGAACCAAATTCTCCCCCAAACATTGGAGTCCACTCCTTCCATTCGCGTGCTTGACGAGTGGCAAGAAGTCATACCTGAAGATTTATATATACCCCCTGCTGCGTTTGAAATTTTACTGGAACAATTTGAAGGTCCTTTAGACTTTCTGATCTATCTGATTCAAAAAAATGGCTTTGATTTATTACAGGTCGATATTTCTCCGATTGCAACCCAATATCTATCCTATATGGATAGTATGAAATCACTCAATATCGAATTAACTGCAGATTATATGGTGATGGCAGCCTTACTCGCTGATCTGAAATCACGTCTACTTCTACCAAAACCTGTTGCTGTTGATCAGTTTGAAAAAGATCCGAAACAGGAATTGATTGATCGTCTAGAAACCTATTTACGTATCAAGCAAGCGGCGGAACGATTGGGGCAAATGCCAATTTTCGAGCGCGATACTTTTAGCACCAATGTCAGTATTGGGCATATTGCCCCGATTTATGAAGGCTATGATGTTGCTGCCTTACATGATGCTTTATTTTGCGTCTTCAACCGCCCAGAACCGATCACCCATGTGGTCGCACAAGAGCCCGTCCTCTTAGAAGAACGTATTGCCTTTATTGAAAGCCAACTAGCATCAGGTGAAGCCTTGAGTTTTATTGAATTATTAAATCCGATGCAAGGCCGTATGGGTATGGTTGTGACGTTTATGGCGGTACTTGAACTGACACGTCAGCAAAAAATTCAAATTATTCATACCGGAATTGAAGCTCCCTTAACGATTCAAGGAGTGACGGCATGA
- the scpB gene encoding SMC-Scp complex subunit ScpB — MSLDQFEQNEGMSFEDIHHEVLLQIEAILFASDSPVSLARLKEAFQNQYNKQQLRTFLQQLAMLQHGRSIELIETAQGFRFQVRAKYRNVIAQVWPERPTKLSPSLLETVAVIAYHQPVTRADIEQIRGVSNNSQNLRTLFDWNWIKEAGFRDLPGRPALLITTPQFLNAFGLASLGQLPPLQNAKEAFMALDAHAPKS, encoded by the coding sequence ATGAGTTTAGATCAATTTGAGCAGAATGAAGGCATGTCATTTGAAGACATTCATCATGAGGTGTTATTGCAAATTGAAGCGATTTTATTCGCCAGTGACTCCCCAGTTTCTCTTGCGCGCCTAAAAGAAGCCTTTCAAAACCAATATAATAAGCAACAATTACGTACGTTTTTACAACAACTTGCGATGTTGCAACATGGCCGATCCATCGAGTTGATTGAAACGGCGCAAGGTTTCCGCTTTCAAGTACGTGCTAAATATCGAAATGTTATTGCGCAGGTTTGGCCAGAACGCCCAACCAAATTATCACCATCATTGCTCGAAACAGTCGCAGTGATTGCTTACCATCAGCCCGTCACGCGTGCTGATATTGAACAAATTCGTGGTGTGTCCAACAATAGCCAGAATTTAAGAACGCTTTTTGACTGGAACTGGATTAAAGAAGCTGGTTTCAGAGATTTACCTGGAAGACCTGCGTTGTTAATTACAACGCCCCAATTTTTAAATGCATTTGGTTTAGCTTCGCTAGGCCAATTGCCTCCCCTGCAGAACGCCAAGGAAGCATTCATGGCTCTCGATGCACATGCACCGAAGTCTTGA
- the rluB gene encoding 23S rRNA pseudouridine(2605) synthase RluB yields the protein MSEKLQKVLARVGLGSRRYMEEVIAAGRVSINGQIAQVGERIEPGDELRIDGRKVQFQIEDEIRRRVLIYYKPEGEICSRNDPEKRPTVFDHLPQIANDRWVMVGRLDINSTGLLLFTNDGELANRLMHPSNEVEREYAVRVMGEVTPQIRNNMLKGVELEDGPAKFESFSEIGGDGINRWYQVVVKEGRNREVRRIFESQSLKVSRLLRTRYGTVILPRELRTGRWMELDKTDIDNLAKSVELKPRQGTGLFGMAKRRTERMADKPMAARRGGYLRQQRRDDEQDQSQQRSGANGNNNNGRKTIGFNKGFKKF from the coding sequence ATGAGTGAAAAATTACAAAAGGTTTTAGCGAGAGTCGGGTTAGGCTCGCGTCGCTATATGGAGGAAGTCATTGCTGCTGGTCGTGTCAGTATCAATGGTCAGATTGCCCAAGTCGGTGAACGTATCGAACCAGGTGATGAGCTTCGTATCGATGGTCGTAAAGTACAATTCCAAATTGAAGACGAAATCCGTCGTCGTGTTTTAATTTACTATAAGCCAGAAGGTGAAATTTGCTCACGCAATGACCCTGAAAAGCGTCCTACCGTATTTGATCATTTGCCGCAAATCGCCAATGACCGCTGGGTCATGGTCGGTCGTCTGGACATTAACAGTACTGGTTTGTTGTTATTCACCAATGATGGTGAACTTGCCAACCGTTTAATGCACCCTTCAAACGAAGTTGAACGTGAATACGCGGTTCGTGTGATGGGCGAAGTGACACCTCAAATTCGCAATAACATGCTGAAAGGGGTTGAGCTTGAAGATGGTCCAGCCAAGTTTGAATCATTCTCTGAAATTGGTGGTGACGGGATCAACCGTTGGTATCAAGTGGTGGTGAAAGAAGGTCGTAACCGCGAAGTTCGCCGTATCTTTGAATCACAAAGCCTGAAAGTCAGCCGCTTATTGCGTACCCGTTATGGCACGGTCATTTTACCGCGTGAGTTACGTACAGGTCGCTGGATGGAACTGGATAAAACCGATATCGACAACTTGGCAAAATCAGTGGAATTAAAACCACGTCAAGGGACAGGTTTATTCGGTATGGCAAAACGTCGTACCGAGCGTATGGCCGACAAACCTATGGCAGCGCGTCGTGGTGGTTACCTACGTCAACAACGCCGTGATGACGAACAAGACCAATCACAGCAACGTTCAGGCGCAAATGGTAACAACAATAATGGTCGTAAAACCATTGGTTTCAATAAAGGTTTTAAAAAGTTCTAA